Within Sorghum bicolor cultivar BTx623 chromosome 2, Sorghum_bicolor_NCBIv3, whole genome shotgun sequence, the genomic segment GATGACCAAGATCATCGTTCCCTTACAGGTGGCGGTGACACTGGCGGAGCGGGCCGCAGGGGAGGCGGTCGGGGCAGCAAGGGCACCCATGGCCATGGTAGTGGCGGAGGAGGGGAAGAAGAAGGCTGCCACGGGTGCGGTACAGTCTTGCTGGAGCTCAGGGGGCCGTGGCTCCGGCAAGAAGCGGGTTCAGTAGTCCAAACTCCAAACAAGTTCAGTAGTCCAAACTCCAAACAGGCAGTAAGTACGTGGAGGATCTATCACTGATCAGTTGTCGTTGTGGAGAACCCTGTAAAGCTGAGCTGCCAGTGCTGCCAGCGTGATGGGTTTATGGATGACGCCATTGACCCCCGTCCGCTTGCACACGTCGCGGATGTCGATGCAGCTTGCTCTCGGTGGCAGTGGCAGCGCGACAAGTATGAGCAGCCAGCTGAACCTGCCCCCGGTGACCTCCCGGATCCTGAGGGCGACCTCAAACCCGTCATCCATTGCACTGGCAGCGTCAGCGCTAGCTGCGGCAGGTGTGTGGAGGTCCAGAAGCACCGCCTGGAGTTGCAAGTAGGGGAACTGGAACGAAAGCTGATGGTGATGGCCACCGCCGGCGTCGTCGCTCCCCAGAAGGAGGCTGAGGCAGTGCGCGGCCGACGGGACCGGCAGCACCTGGCAGCCGAGCCTCTCCAGGAGCTTCCGCGTCACCTCCCGGCTGGTGTCGTCACTGTCCGAGAGCAGGATCCGCAGGCCGTTGAAGTACTGAGGAGGAGCACCGGTGGACGATGACGGCGCTCTGAATCTGCCACCGACGCGGTAGAATCCGCCGCCGCCTGATCGGGAGGTGGCAGAGGGTGATGCCACTCCATAGCCCAGCTGGAAGTGCAGGATGAGGCTCATGTGCTCCCCATGCTGGCATCTCGACTCTGACGTGGATTCCCGCCACATCTTGCCGTTCATCATCTGACGAGAGATCGGTCAGCCAATTTTAAACATGGAAGCACGCATTTTTATAGGAACAGAGCTCACCTGCACGATCTTGTTGCACGCAGCGATGCTTAGCCGCGTCTCGGAGCTGAGTGAACTGATGCTGGTGCTTCTTCTGGTTCTATCTTGAGGTCTCGATGGTGGGCTGCACGAAAGCAGTAAGCTGTCTCTGAAGTGTCTTGTGATCCCAAATCGGAACCTGATGCACACCGTGTTGCAGCCATAGAAATTGGGGGTCATCCAATCAGGGAGGCCTGAGCCTGACATGGTCTCTTGGTCACCCACCACAGCGTCCACGGCAAAGCAGAGGTCATGGCAATGGCATTCGCACCGGTCCAACAGAACGCCAAGCATGTGCAGCAGGAGGTGGAACACTCGTCTGTCGTCGCCGGCCACCCAGCATTCGGCGGGCAGACAGCTCATCTCCGCCCGATGCGAGAAGCCGAGCCCCCTGCAACGGGCGAGGCACCCCGCCACGCCGGCCGCGTCCTTGACCAGCGCGCGGGGATCGAACGGCCTCCGCGCCAAGCTGACGCCGGGAGCCGCCGACGCCGGCTCACCACGGGTAGCCGTCGTCGGCGTCAGCAGAGCGGCCATGACGTCGTCTGTCAGCGTGGAGGAGAGGGCGCTGATCCTGGCCATGGCATCCACGGCCACTCTCTGCTCGGCGGAACGGAAGGCCccgtcctgctgctgctgcgcctgCATCAGCGAGAGCAGCCCCGCGACGGAGTGCATCGGCCTCAGCACGCTGTCGCGCATGGCGCTCTGCGCGGCGTCCCTGGCCCCGGTGGCCACCGCGGCGTCGTGCCGGGCCTGCGCCAGGACCCTCTGCCGCTCCGCCAGCTTGTGCCGAGTCAGCTGCCACTCCTCCAGCACCGCCGCGTGCGACAGCGCCACGGCTAGCTGGTCCGCCGCAACCTCCACGATCTCCAGCTCCTGCCTGCTCCACTCCCGTGCACCTCCTACTCTGTGTCCTCCTCTAGTCCTGTGCTTCTTGGTAGTCGGAGCTGGAGCCGGAAGAACCAAGACCATGATCGCGTAGCTCACAGCAGCTCCCTGCCCATCTGATCCTGAGGATGATGCGTCGACGAAGTTGGACGCCCGCAGCATCGGCATCCGTATGGCAGCCGCACGTCCATGACCAGACGTCGTCCCGAGCGCCGAGCCCGGCCTCAGCACCTTGGCGTCGTTGGTGGCCATGACGGCGGCCACGTCGGGGTCAGTGATGCGAATGGccttcctcgtcgtcatcgtcgggGCTTGGTGCTCATCTTCAGGCAGCTGATGGACCAGGTGGAGCAAGCCGGGGCCATCATCACTGGCCGCCGCGGGCATCCAGACGGCGCAGCTGCTGAGGCCGAGGGCGTCGGAGAGGTGGAACACGGCTGTGTGCAGCACAGCGAGCGCGTCAGGCCggagagcgccgccgccgccgctaccACCACCACGGATGTGCTGCGCGATGGCGCGGACGACGCGCGCGGCGGTCTCCTCGCGGCGCCTGACGAGGGCGACGTCGCGGTCGAGCTGGCGCGCCTTGTCCCGGAGGAGCGCCTCGCGGGTCTTGAGGCGGAGCAGCTGCGGGATGAAGGTGGGGAGGGAGACGGCGGCGACGGAGGCGGCGACCGCGGCCAGCGCCTTGGCGGCGGTGATGGCCACGAGGAGGCGGCGCGAGTCCGGGCGGGCGTAGGTGAAGACGGCGGCGAGGTGGACGAGGCCGCAGAGGACGATGAAGGCGCCGAACTGGAGGAGCACCCAGCGGAGCGGCGCGAGGTCGGCGCAGGTGGCAAAGTGCAGCAGCTCCAGCGGGATGGACATGTAGGACGCCCCGATGAGGAAGTCGCTCACCTTCTGCCACTGCACCAGCGCCTCCACCGCGCCGTCCTCACGCCCGTCGCAGCCGCCGCTGCACCGCGCAGCCATTGATGATCCCGTTCTCTGCATTCCTTGGGAGCACGCAGCTACACAAATTGAGACACACGATATCAAGCACTGCTCATGCAGCTAGACAGATCACCTGTTGAGTCACTGGTGGGATGATGTATGTAACAGATGAAGAGAGCCTCTCCTCTCTTAACGTCTCTCCGTGTCTCAGTGTCTGACACTCTCAACTCTGAACAGAAGagtagagaggaggaggaggaggaagaagaagaagaagaagaagaagaagaagaagaagaagaagagacgAAGATGAACCacatcatgcatggcatttggCAGGGAGAAGAGAAGCGGGGGGATGAACAAGTAAGGAAGGAGAGGCAGGAGCAAGACAGGTGTAGCTAGATGGCAGGATCGAGCCAAGGTGGTGGTGGCTGCTGGCGCTGCACGGCGTTCAGAGCTAGCCACCATTTCATTAGCTTGGCTGCAGGTCTGCTGAGGCCCTGtgcctgctggctgctgcgATGCATTCAGAGCTAGTAGCACCCTTGTGTGCTGTGCACAGGAAGAAACAAAAGGGAAAGGCTGAAGCGACTGCTTCCTGGGTTGCTCCCAAAATGGCGCCGAGGTAGCTAGTATAATATACAGGATGCTGTAGGTGTAGAGCCAAGTGCAGCAGAAAGCAACACTGGAGCGTGTTTAGGGCGTGCAGTGCAGTACGCGGGCGGTGCCAGGTCCAGGTTCCCGGTGTCTCACTCTCGGCGGCCGCCGGGCCGTGACACGTCGTCCATCGCGCATGCACTCATTCCGCGGATGACAGCAGATCCGGTGTGGTATTGATTGAGCAAATAGCCGTATATTGGGCCTGCTCGCTTTGCTATTCTGCAGTTGTTTTGGGCCGTGGCTGCACAGAAAAGCCCATCGGCAGTAGGCAAAGCAGCCGATGCTAAACGCCACAAAAGCAACTGACCAACTCCAGTTttgcaaattttgtttgacaaatattattatttGTCAACTCCCAAAACGATATAAGAAGAGAACAAAAAAGGATATTTTCAAGTGTTTGGCAATTTTAACTTGGTAGAAAAAAAAATTCTATTGATTCCGGAGATCAATGAAGAAGCATCGGGTTGTCAACTTGCTATAAAAGCGCGCACATGCACAATGCCAAGCCTATTCCAAATATGCATAAATATCAAGAAAGAAGGAGAATTTGCCAACTTACTATAAATACTAAATTCAATTATCAAACTATTGGATAGAAgattttgaaaattaaaaaaaaacaagaatatCAAACATATACAAAACTATTGGAGTTGCTGACGCGCCTATTCGTGCTCCTGAGGCAGCGCGCGACTCCGTGTGCGTGGACGCGTGGTGGTGAACTGGCTGACTAAACAAGTTATACAAAATAACTTATGCATCGATGGAGAAGCCAAAGCGATAGGATAGTGCCATAGTAGTGAGCGTTAGGTGGATGAAAGCTGATGACGTGGCTTAATGAGAAGCTTGGAAAATCACCTATTGGGGTTCTCCTATTTAGGTGATATGAAAACCAAAAAAGTAAAGCCGGCACATAGAAAACGAATTTGTAAAGTTTTACAACAAAttaaaactttttttttgccaaacaattTTAAACCTTGCCTTAAAATTCAccatatgcatttttttatgttGAGGTGCTTTGTGAAATTTATTTGTGGcaccaaagttttttttttacttttttggAGATTTGGCACCAA encodes:
- the LOC8081709 gene encoding ethylene receptor 4, coding for MQRTGSSMAARCSGGCDGREDGAVEALVQWQKVSDFLIGASYMSIPLELLHFATCADLAPLRWVLLQFGAFIVLCGLVHLAAVFTYARPDSRRLLVAITAAKALAAVAASVAAVSLPTFIPQLLRLKTREALLRDKARQLDRDVALVRRREETAARVVRAIAQHIRGGGSGGGGALRPDALAVLHTAVFHLSDALGLSSCAVWMPAAASDDGPGLLHLVHQLPEDEHQAPTMTTRKAIRITDPDVAAVMATNDAKVLRPGSALGTTSGHGRAAAIRMPMLRASNFVDASSSGSDGQGAAVSYAIMVLVLPAPAPTTKKHRTRGGHRVGGAREWSRQELEIVEVAADQLAVALSHAAVLEEWQLTRHKLAERQRVLAQARHDAAVATGARDAAQSAMRDSVLRPMHSVAGLLSLMQAQQQQDGAFRSAEQRVAVDAMARISALSSTLTDDVMAALLTPTTATRGEPASAAPGVSLARRPFDPRALVKDAAGVAGCLARCRGLGFSHRAEMSCLPAECWVAGDDRRVFHLLLHMLGVLLDRCECHCHDLCFAVDAVVGDQETMSGSGLPDWMTPNFYGCNTVCIRFRFGITRHFRDSLLLSCSPPSRPQDRTRRSTSISSLSSETRLSIAACNKIVQMMNGKMWRESTSESRCQHGEHMSLILHFQLGYGVASPSATSRSGGGGFYRVGGRFRAPSSSTGAPPQYFNGLRILLSDSDDTSREVTRKLLERLGCQVLPVPSAAHCLSLLLGSDDAGGGHHHQLSFQFPYLQLQAVLLDLHTPAAASADAASAMDDGFEVALRIREVTGGRFSWLLILVALPLPPRASCIDIRDVCKRTGVNGVIHKPITLAALAAQLYRVLHNDN